The following are from one region of the Nostoc cf. commune SO-36 genome:
- a CDS encoding DUF1574 family protein produces the protein MKTVLPDRQQSLVQWVSQATGINTFGVKVRLRGNDLHILCEGTECPQRWRTLSDLLQALQQTNLDILTNSEQTSIYQVFVYGRRKGEQRPSWCHRVHLNQIDKHLEQVEQALLTDSEKSKQLGGALIVSNESLARQGNPEAIARYLSETLSALGVSVQAKIKLYKPKNSQPEENRLWIFCQSSYSPDASLLAEPIAQKLRYLKLSGYQDAVIVSQVIGETAPDWLLRVDLTPPEVMLKEWARWGDVQAIARLLTEVLSELKVAVQVSLKESTLHIFCSPAFDPLGPAPIPDKEVCLEAILPQLEAIAPQGILATTIYGQKAGDKQPTWIDWLALPAAKHPAFAISPLDLANTGDEPAMIFLLERLLNPDLDWRLLTGGIRVLLLNKNDLLHIMCDAPVCPVRQQVASKITQFIRQLKIPGIMGVRIYGRRSGNKEPFWHYGVDLEHRQRLVPEATPEFAATSIYINDLVTSETSEPILRPDLTTEEVQSFVTEVARDWIATASSTAKKFLLKSQLFTESKQSAETSPDVQGLKIALVWGTLGLLLTLQTDWVLGRIIARSMPSSPKVASVTLPSSSEQKPSLTSGENQSEKRTLFTSTSKTKSSPNESSVFNASEFTQSDETPTNNLAAAPLKEKATATAILLAARSQMPSFNVRQLDEQLALYKQRLAKTGSPPDVLIIGSSRALRGVDPAALSKALATQGYPNLDVFNFGINGATAQVVEFVIRHVLEPSELPKIIIWADGARAFNGGREDITFNSIATSAGYKQAFQKTSTTVDSSDSPENTLNSEEKNATEEKQDISTYQAVNQSLNEALASVSSSYQNRDQIKSLLQKQLLILGQNQTVASQKQLTDGTSDQSISQQAVDFDGFLPLSIRFNPARYYQKHSKVPGNYDNDYKSFQVEGQQDAAFQEVLQFTQSKNIPLIFVNMPLTGDYLDPVRKQYEQEFQQYMLRLATNPNFIYRDLSQQWPKANDYFSDPSHLNRFGAYEVSKKLANDPMIPWPVK, from the coding sequence ATGAAAACAGTATTACCAGATCGCCAGCAATCCCTAGTGCAATGGGTAAGCCAAGCAACAGGGATCAACACTTTCGGAGTGAAAGTCCGGTTGCGGGGAAATGACCTTCATATTCTTTGTGAAGGTACGGAATGTCCGCAGCGTTGGCGCACTTTGTCTGACTTGCTGCAAGCGCTACAGCAAACAAACTTAGATATCCTCACAAATAGCGAACAAACCTCAATATATCAAGTATTTGTCTATGGCCGAAGAAAAGGGGAACAACGCCCCTCATGGTGCCATCGGGTTCACTTGAATCAAATAGATAAGCATCTGGAGCAGGTGGAGCAAGCCTTGCTAACAGACTCGGAAAAATCAAAACAATTGGGTGGGGCGCTGATTGTCTCTAATGAAAGTCTGGCACGCCAAGGGAACCCAGAGGCGATCGCTCGATATCTCAGTGAAACTCTGAGTGCATTAGGTGTATCGGTTCAGGCAAAGATTAAGCTATATAAGCCCAAGAACTCCCAGCCAGAAGAAAATCGCTTGTGGATATTTTGCCAGTCGAGCTATAGCCCTGATGCATCATTGCTTGCTGAACCCATAGCACAAAAGTTGCGTTATCTCAAGCTTTCTGGCTACCAAGATGCAGTAATTGTTTCCCAAGTAATCGGCGAAACTGCCCCTGATTGGTTACTGCGGGTAGATTTGACCCCACCAGAGGTGATGCTGAAGGAGTGGGCGCGTTGGGGAGATGTCCAAGCGATCGCGCGATTATTAACTGAGGTATTGTCAGAGTTAAAAGTTGCTGTCCAAGTTTCTTTGAAAGAATCAACGCTACACATTTTTTGTAGCCCAGCTTTTGATCCTTTAGGACCTGCCCCCATCCCAGACAAGGAAGTGTGTTTAGAGGCGATTTTACCCCAGCTAGAAGCGATCGCTCCTCAAGGCATTCTCGCTACCACCATATACGGACAAAAAGCAGGCGATAAGCAACCCACTTGGATTGATTGGCTGGCTTTACCTGCTGCCAAGCATCCCGCCTTTGCCATATCACCACTAGATTTGGCGAATACTGGTGATGAACCAGCCATGATATTTTTACTGGAGCGCTTACTCAATCCCGATCTGGATTGGCGGCTATTGACAGGTGGAATTCGCGTACTACTGCTGAACAAAAATGATTTATTGCACATCATGTGTGATGCACCTGTTTGTCCAGTGCGGCAACAAGTAGCGAGTAAAATTACGCAGTTCATCCGCCAGTTAAAAATTCCCGGTATTATGGGAGTACGTATCTATGGTCGCCGTTCTGGGAATAAAGAACCTTTTTGGCATTATGGCGTTGATCTTGAACATCGCCAACGTTTAGTACCAGAAGCAACCCCAGAATTTGCTGCTACTTCTATATACATTAACGATTTAGTAACCTCTGAGACTAGTGAACCAATTTTGCGCCCAGACTTAACGACAGAAGAAGTTCAAAGTTTTGTAACAGAAGTAGCGCGAGATTGGATAGCAACAGCGAGTTCAACAGCGAAAAAATTCCTGTTGAAAAGCCAGCTATTTACCGAAAGCAAACAGTCAGCAGAAACAAGCCCTGATGTTCAAGGACTTAAAATTGCTTTAGTTTGGGGAACGCTAGGATTATTACTTACCCTCCAAACTGATTGGGTCTTGGGTCGAATTATTGCACGTAGTATGCCAAGTTCCCCAAAAGTCGCTAGTGTCACCCTCCCATCATCTTCTGAGCAAAAGCCATCTTTGACATCTGGGGAAAATCAGAGCGAGAAAAGGACATTATTTACCAGCACCTCCAAAACAAAATCTTCTCCTAATGAGAGTTCTGTATTTAATGCTTCGGAATTTACCCAAAGTGATGAGACTCCGACAAACAATTTGGCAGCCGCACCACTGAAGGAAAAAGCAACCGCAACAGCTATTCTTTTAGCAGCGCGATCGCAAATGCCAAGTTTCAATGTCAGGCAGTTAGATGAGCAACTAGCACTTTATAAACAGCGTTTGGCTAAAACTGGTAGTCCGCCAGATGTATTGATTATTGGCTCTTCCCGCGCTCTCAGGGGAGTAGATCCGGCAGCACTTTCTAAAGCTTTAGCGACTCAGGGCTATCCAAATCTTGACGTGTTTAACTTTGGGATTAATGGTGCTACCGCACAAGTTGTAGAGTTTGTAATTCGTCACGTACTCGAACCCTCAGAACTACCCAAAATAATCATCTGGGCAGATGGTGCGCGTGCTTTCAACGGTGGGCGCGAGGATATTACCTTTAACTCCATCGCTACATCAGCTGGTTATAAACAAGCATTCCAAAAAACATCAACAACTGTAGATAGCAGTGATTCGCCTGAAAATACGCTAAATTCAGAAGAAAAAAATGCAACTGAAGAAAAACAGGATATTAGTACCTATCAAGCTGTCAATCAGTCTTTAAATGAGGCTCTAGCATCTGTTTCTTCTAGCTATCAAAATCGTGACCAAATAAAAAGTTTACTGCAAAAACAACTGCTTATACTTGGTCAAAATCAGACAGTTGCATCACAAAAACAACTGACAGATGGTACTTCAGATCAGAGTATTTCCCAGCAAGCAGTTGATTTTGATGGCTTTTTACCTTTGTCGATTCGCTTCAATCCCGCCAGATACTATCAAAAACATTCTAAAGTTCCTGGAAATTACGACAACGACTATAAATCTTTCCAAGTAGAAGGACAGCAAGATGCTGCCTTTCAAGAAGTGCTTCAGTTTACTCAGTCTAAGAACATTCCTTTAATCTTTGTCAATATGCCTTTGACAGGAGATTATTTAGATCCAGTGCGTAAACAATATGAGCAAGAATTTCAGCAATATATGTTGCGTTTGGCTACTAATCCCAACTTTATTTATCGTGATTTGAGCCAACAGTGGCCAAAAGCAAATGACTACTTTTCTGACCCCAGCCACCTCAACCGATTTGGCGCATACGAAGTCTCGAAAAAGCTGGCTAATGATCCGATGATTCCTTGGCCAGTGAAGTAG
- the psbA gene encoding photosystem II q(b) protein: MTTTLQRRSDANVWDRFCEWITSTDNRIYIGWFGVLMIPTLISATVCFVIAFIAAPPVDIDGIREPVAGSLIYGNNIISGAVVPSSNAIGLHFYPIWEAASLDEWLYNGGPYQLVVFHFLIGCACYLGRQWELSYRLGMRPWICVAYSAPLASACAVFLIYPIGQGSFSDGMPLGISGTFNFMIVFQAEHNILMHPFHMLGVAGVFGGALFSAMHGSLVTSSLVRETTETESLNYGYKFGQEQETYNIVAAHGYFGRLIFQYASFQNSRQLHFLLAAWPVVGIWFTALGISTMAFNLNGFNFNQSVIDSQGRVISTWADVINRANLGMEVMHERNAHNFPLDLAAGEIIPVALTAPAING, encoded by the coding sequence ATGACCACAACCTTACAACGGCGCTCTGACGCTAACGTATGGGATCGCTTTTGCGAGTGGATTACCAGCACCGACAACCGCATCTACATTGGTTGGTTTGGTGTATTGATGATCCCAACCCTAATATCTGCTACTGTTTGCTTCGTAATCGCCTTCATCGCAGCACCTCCAGTAGACATTGATGGTATCCGTGAACCTGTTGCAGGTTCATTGATCTACGGAAACAACATCATCTCTGGTGCAGTTGTTCCTTCCTCCAACGCGATCGGCTTGCACTTCTACCCCATTTGGGAAGCAGCTTCCTTAGATGAGTGGTTGTACAACGGCGGCCCTTATCAGTTGGTAGTTTTCCACTTCTTGATCGGTTGTGCTTGCTACCTTGGTCGTCAGTGGGAACTTTCTTACCGCTTAGGTATGCGTCCTTGGATCTGCGTAGCTTACAGCGCACCTTTGGCTTCTGCTTGTGCAGTATTCTTGATCTACCCAATCGGTCAAGGTTCTTTCTCTGATGGTATGCCTTTGGGTATCTCTGGAACCTTCAACTTCATGATTGTGTTCCAAGCAGAACACAACATCTTAATGCACCCCTTCCACATGTTAGGTGTGGCTGGTGTATTCGGTGGTGCTTTGTTCTCCGCAATGCACGGTTCTTTAGTAACTTCTTCCTTGGTGCGTGAAACCACCGAAACCGAATCCCTTAACTACGGTTACAAGTTTGGTCAAGAACAAGAAACCTACAACATCGTTGCAGCCCACGGCTACTTCGGTCGTTTAATTTTCCAATACGCATCATTTCAAAACAGCCGTCAATTGCACTTCTTGCTCGCAGCTTGGCCTGTCGTCGGTATCTGGTTCACTGCTTTGGGTATCAGCACGATGGCATTCAACCTGAACGGTTTCAACTTCAACCAATCAGTTATTGACTCCCAAGGTCGCGTCATCAGCACCTGGGCAGACGTAATCAACCGCGCTAACTTGGGTATGGAAGTAATGCACGAGCGCAACGCTCACAACTTCCCCTTAGACCTAGCTGCCGGTGAAATTATTCCTGTTGCTCTGACTGCTCCTGCTATCAACGGTTAA
- the dnaK gene encoding molecular chaperone DnaK, protein MAKVVGIDLGTTNSCVAVMEGGKPTVIANAEGFRTTPSVVAFAKNGDNLVGQIAKRQAVMNTENTFYSVKRFIGRRYDEVSNEATEVSYKVLSNNGNVKLDCPIAGKAFAPEEISAKVLRKLVEDASKYLGETVTQAVITVPAYFNDSQRQATKDAGKIAGIEVLRIINEPTAASLAYGFDKKSNETILVFDLGGGTFDVSVLEVGDGVFEVLATSGDTHLGGDDFDKKIVDFLADKFKKAEGIDLRKDKQALQRLTEAAEKAKIELSSVTQAEINLPFITATQDGPKHLDTTLTRAQFEELCSDLIDRCRVPVENALRDAKLNKGDIDEVVLVGGSTRIPAVQQIVKQVLGKDPNQSVNPDEVVAVGAAIQAGVLAGDVTGILLLDVTPLSLGVETLGGVMTKIIPRNTTIPTKKSEVFSTAVDGQTNVEIHVLQGEREFSNDNKSLGTFRLDGIPPAPRGVPQIEVVFDIDANGILNVTAKDKGTGKEQSISITGASTLDKNDVDRMVREAEQNASSDKERREKIERKNQADSLAYQAEKQLQELGDKVPDADKTKVEGLVKELREAVAKEDDEQIKKLTPELQQALFAVGSNIYQQAGGGAAPGAEPQDGDGGSTSSSGSGDDVIDADFTESK, encoded by the coding sequence ATGGCAAAAGTAGTTGGAATTGACTTAGGAACAACGAACTCCTGTGTGGCAGTGATGGAAGGTGGTAAACCCACAGTAATTGCTAACGCTGAAGGTTTTCGGACAACGCCCTCAGTAGTAGCATTTGCCAAAAATGGCGACAACTTGGTTGGCCAAATCGCCAAACGCCAAGCTGTGATGAACACAGAAAATACGTTTTACTCAGTCAAACGCTTCATCGGACGCCGCTACGACGAAGTGAGTAACGAAGCTACGGAAGTTTCTTACAAAGTCCTCAGCAATAACGGCAATGTCAAATTAGATTGTCCAATCGCTGGTAAAGCATTTGCTCCTGAAGAAATTTCTGCAAAAGTTCTTCGCAAACTAGTTGAAGATGCCAGCAAATACTTGGGCGAAACCGTAACCCAAGCTGTAATCACCGTTCCGGCATACTTCAACGACTCCCAACGGCAAGCGACAAAAGACGCTGGTAAAATTGCCGGGATTGAAGTTCTACGGATTATCAACGAGCCTACAGCCGCATCTTTGGCTTATGGGTTTGACAAGAAGAGTAACGAAACCATTCTCGTTTTTGACTTGGGTGGTGGTACCTTCGACGTATCCGTACTGGAAGTAGGAGATGGAGTTTTTGAAGTACTAGCCACATCTGGTGATACCCACCTTGGCGGTGACGACTTCGATAAAAAAATAGTTGACTTCTTAGCTGACAAGTTCAAGAAAGCCGAAGGCATTGACCTGCGGAAAGACAAACAAGCCTTACAACGTCTGACTGAAGCCGCAGAAAAAGCCAAAATTGAGCTTTCTAGCGTCACCCAAGCAGAAATTAACTTGCCATTTATCACTGCTACCCAGGATGGCCCCAAGCACCTGGATACAACCCTGACTCGCGCCCAGTTTGAAGAACTTTGCTCTGACTTAATCGACCGTTGTCGTGTTCCTGTGGAAAACGCCCTTCGGGATGCCAAGTTAAACAAAGGCGATATTGATGAAGTGGTATTAGTTGGTGGTTCTACCCGCATTCCCGCAGTCCAACAGATTGTGAAGCAGGTATTGGGTAAAGACCCCAACCAAAGTGTAAACCCTGATGAAGTCGTAGCAGTTGGTGCAGCTATTCAAGCCGGGGTACTAGCTGGTGATGTAACTGGCATCTTGCTGTTAGACGTGACACCGCTATCTTTGGGTGTGGAAACATTGGGCGGCGTGATGACCAAAATTATCCCCCGCAACACCACAATTCCCACCAAGAAATCGGAAGTTTTCTCCACTGCTGTGGATGGACAAACGAACGTAGAAATTCACGTTCTCCAAGGTGAACGCGAATTCTCTAACGATAATAAGAGTTTGGGAACCTTCCGCCTGGATGGTATTCCTCCTGCACCACGTGGCGTTCCTCAAATTGAAGTGGTCTTTGATATTGACGCTAACGGTATCCTTAACGTCACCGCTAAGGACAAAGGCACTGGTAAAGAACAGTCCATCAGCATCACCGGCGCTTCCACCCTGGATAAAAATGACGTTGACCGGATGGTAAGAGAAGCTGAACAAAATGCTTCATCTGACAAAGAGCGGCGTGAAAAGATTGAACGCAAGAACCAAGCCGATTCTTTAGCATACCAAGCTGAGAAGCAGCTACAAGAATTGGGCGATAAAGTTCCCGATGCTGACAAGACCAAAGTCGAAGGTTTAGTCAAAGAACTGCGGGAAGCAGTTGCTAAAGAAGACGATGAGCAAATCAAAAAGCTCACCCCAGAATTACAACAAGCATTGTTTGCCGTTGGTAGCAATATCTATCAACAAGCCGGTGGCGGTGCTGCACCAGGTGCTGAACCTCAAGATGGCGATGGTGGTTCCACATCTAGCTCTGGTAGTGGCGACGATGTGATTGACGCTGATTTTACAGAGAGCAAATAA
- a CDS encoding sensor histidine kinase: MYQWILPSLSEILAENESSVGECSPAKAEQQWRVSLAATEHLLLNTLAVTSVDTTQGLVLAAPAPLFSQPRLTQSLQTVTFTAKPFNPLALMPFQMPTADYINASANEEIAPHESVLPLLPADPLGAEQFCLVFTDKFRLVLVLASHKNGKKTFAFSFEPEVVQQAWRSLGARVMLANPEFFARLDALVEQYSPVAPDYRMMVQFSQLLLQKLTEPPETRDSSLGTAQEAGEQGRRVLPNPQCPIPNAQSLNPDVELLQAFAHEVRTPLTTIRTMTRLLLKRRDLDASVINRLKVIDHECTEQIDRMELLFKAAELETTASAKSSKTQLTPMSLDQVLQQSIPRWEQAAHRRNLTLNVVLPQQLPTVVSNPTMLDQVLTGLMENFTRSLPAGSHIQVQVIPAGDQLKLQLSPQFGCKDANKAAIPATPPIRKALGQLLMFQPETGTISLNLAATKHLFQAIGGKLIVRQRPHYGEVLTIFLPLEVSNKQKPAVMN, translated from the coding sequence GTGTACCAATGGATATTGCCAAGTCTGAGCGAAATCTTGGCTGAAAATGAATCAAGTGTGGGAGAATGTTCACCTGCTAAAGCAGAGCAGCAGTGGCGTGTCAGCCTCGCAGCGACGGAACATTTGCTATTAAATACTTTAGCAGTTACTTCAGTTGACACAACTCAAGGATTAGTTTTAGCTGCACCAGCACCCTTATTTAGTCAGCCAAGACTAACTCAAAGTTTACAAACAGTAACTTTTACAGCTAAACCATTTAATCCATTGGCGCTAATGCCATTTCAGATGCCTACGGCGGATTACATCAACGCATCTGCCAACGAAGAAATTGCTCCCCATGAATCGGTACTTCCCTTACTACCTGCCGATCCTTTGGGTGCAGAACAGTTTTGCTTAGTTTTTACAGATAAATTTAGATTAGTACTGGTTTTAGCAAGCCACAAAAACGGTAAAAAAACTTTTGCTTTTTCTTTTGAGCCAGAAGTAGTGCAGCAGGCTTGGCGATCGCTAGGGGCACGGGTAATGCTGGCTAATCCAGAATTTTTCGCCCGCTTGGACGCATTAGTAGAACAGTATTCCCCGGTAGCACCAGACTACCGCATGATGGTTCAGTTTAGCCAGTTGTTGCTTCAAAAATTAACAGAACCACCAGAAACTAGAGACTCTTCACTGGGAACTGCCCAAGAGGCAGGAGAGCAGGGAAGAAGAGTTCTCCCCAATCCCCAATGCCCAATCCCCAATGCCCAATCCTTAAATCCTGATGTAGAATTGCTCCAAGCTTTTGCTCACGAAGTCCGCACACCTTTAACAACTATTCGCACCATGACTCGTCTGCTATTGAAGCGGCGAGACTTAGATGCAAGTGTGATCAATCGCTTAAAGGTTATCGATCACGAGTGTACCGAGCAAATTGACCGCATGGAGTTGCTGTTTAAGGCGGCAGAACTAGAAACTACTGCCTCCGCAAAATCTTCAAAAACTCAACTCACACCGATGTCTTTAGATCAAGTGTTGCAGCAAAGTATTCCCCGTTGGGAACAAGCAGCGCATCGACGGAATTTGACTTTAAATGTTGTTTTACCCCAGCAACTACCAACAGTGGTGAGCAATCCCACCATGCTGGATCAGGTTTTGACCGGTTTGATGGAAAATTTTACTCGCAGTTTACCTGCTGGCAGCCATATTCAAGTACAAGTTATCCCGGCTGGAGATCAACTAAAGTTACAATTATCGCCTCAATTCGGGTGTAAAGACGCAAATAAAGCCGCTATCCCGGCAACGCCACCTATTCGCAAAGCCCTTGGACAACTATTAATGTTCCAACCAGAAACAGGTACTATTAGTTTGAATCTGGCCGCAACCAAGCATTTGTTTCAGGCGATCGGTGGCAAACTGATTGTGCGCCAACGTCCACACTATGGGGAAGTTTTGACGATTTTTCTACCTTTAGAAGTTAGCAATAAACAGAAACCAGCAGTTATGAATTAG
- a CDS encoding SAM-dependent methyltransferase — protein MSKQDTPLTGDALIKEVCRRIRVARSYWDAHNNAACRGERDRALALYNTLSKEQKEQIPQVLRVWLRYRSEKYFGAHRTPPKSARKSNL, from the coding sequence ATGAGCAAGCAAGATACTCCACTTACGGGAGACGCACTGATTAAAGAAGTTTGTCGGCGGATTCGAGTAGCCCGCAGTTATTGGGATGCTCACAATAATGCTGCTTGTCGGGGTGAACGCGATCGCGCCTTAGCCCTTTACAACACCCTGAGTAAAGAACAAAAAGAACAGATTCCGCAAGTTTTGCGGGTATGGTTGCGTTACCGCAGTGAAAAATATTTTGGCGCACACCGAACGCCGCCAAAGTCAGCACGAAAATCAAATTTATAA
- a CDS encoding glycoside hydrolase family 10 protein gives MTTQFWKKRLLPLLCLISFLAVVQLNSFAPVVAQLPPQPRQEIRGVWLSGNDFSVFRNRSQVQAAMSQLRQLNFNTVYPVVWNDGYTQYPSAVMQKKGVPFFFKGTDGQDVIADIITQARRQGLLAIPWFEFGFMVPLTSELASQHPNWLTQKGDGTQTSISAAGEVAWLNPFHPEVQSFIRELVMEVITKYDADGVQFDDHTSLPVDFGYDKYTIGLYTQETGNPPPSNPQAQAWIKWRADKITAFMVDLQQTVKTRKPNAIFSVAPNYYDFAYKLQLQDWLNWVRLGIVDELIMQVYRNDLESFIAQITRPEILETQQVIPTAIGIMAGLRNRQVSLPQIQSQVQASQQRGLGIGFFYYESLWNVAPEPAAQRQAAFAALFPNSACAISLKIHPASQLLTPYLYLYIQNLPSVHRVRGYFL, from the coding sequence ATGACAACTCAGTTTTGGAAGAAACGTCTGCTGCCATTATTATGTCTAATATCATTCTTGGCGGTAGTGCAACTCAACAGCTTTGCCCCTGTCGTTGCCCAACTACCTCCTCAACCTCGTCAGGAAATTCGGGGAGTATGGTTAAGTGGTAACGATTTTAGCGTTTTTAGAAATCGTTCACAAGTGCAAGCAGCTATGAGCCAACTACGGCAGTTAAACTTTAATACTGTTTATCCCGTAGTCTGGAATGATGGTTATACCCAATACCCCAGCGCCGTAATGCAAAAAAAGGGTGTCCCTTTTTTCTTCAAGGGAACAGATGGACAAGATGTAATTGCAGACATTATTACCCAAGCTCGCAGACAAGGGTTACTTGCAATACCCTGGTTTGAATTTGGTTTCATGGTTCCTCTAACTTCAGAACTCGCATCGCAGCATCCAAATTGGCTAACACAAAAGGGGGATGGGACTCAAACTTCAATTAGCGCTGCGGGTGAGGTAGCGTGGTTGAATCCTTTTCACCCCGAAGTGCAAAGCTTTATCCGCGAACTCGTCATGGAAGTTATCACTAAATACGATGCTGATGGCGTTCAATTTGATGATCATACGAGTTTACCCGTAGATTTTGGTTACGATAAATACACAATCGGTCTATATACTCAAGAAACTGGCAATCCTCCACCATCCAATCCCCAAGCCCAAGCATGGATAAAATGGCGGGCAGATAAAATTACTGCATTCATGGTAGACCTCCAGCAAACTGTGAAAACCAGAAAACCGAATGCTATCTTCTCGGTTGCTCCCAATTACTATGATTTCGCTTACAAGCTGCAACTGCAAGATTGGCTCAACTGGGTACGCTTGGGTATTGTCGATGAGTTGATTATGCAGGTATACCGTAATGATTTGGAAAGTTTTATCGCTCAAATTACCCGCCCAGAAATTTTAGAAACCCAACAAGTTATCCCAACTGCTATCGGTATTATGGCGGGATTACGAAATCGCCAAGTTTCCCTACCACAAATCCAATCTCAGGTACAAGCGTCGCAACAACGCGGTTTAGGTATCGGCTTTTTCTACTACGAAAGCCTTTGGAATGTTGCGCCTGAACCAGCAGCGCAACGCCAGGCAGCATTTGCGGCACTTTTCCCAAATTCAGCCTGCGCGATATCTCTCAAAATACACCCCGCCAGCCAACTTTTAACACCATATCTTTACCTTTATATCCAAAACCTTCCCTCGGTTCATCGTGTGCGCGGTTATTTTCTGTAA